Proteins from a genomic interval of Phlebotomus papatasi isolate M1 chromosome 3, Ppap_2.1, whole genome shotgun sequence:
- the LOC129805981 gene encoding cytochrome b-c1 complex subunit Rieske, mitochondrial has protein sequence MINVATRAANLPQYLKATSQVVASGLRPVAAGLPPLGKDVVVAGGVSPVSSCTLNAQLPQHVVSVKSGPAVTTQVRFSHTDLQVPDFSPYRRDSVQKPNRKNDSAEDRKAFTYLVVGSSLVGSTYAAKALVTQFVSSMSASADVLALAKIEIKLSDIPEGKSATFKWRGKPLFIRHRTSDEIATEQSVAPSSLRDPQADAERVQRPEWLVVIGVCTHLGCVPIANAGDFGGYYCPCHGSHYDASGRIRKGPAPLNLEVPFYTFPDDGTLVVG, from the exons ATGATCAACGTTGCAACCCGGGCAGCCAATTTGCCGCAATATCTCAAGGCTACGTCGCAGGTGGTGGCGTCCGGACTGAGGCCAGTGGCTGCTGGACTTCCACCTTTGGGCAAGGATGTCGTCGTAGCCGGCGGAGTCAGCCCAGTCTCTAGCTGCACCCTCAATGCCCAGCTCCCCCAGCATGTGGTGTCCGTGAAATCAGGCCCAGCAG tGACCACGCAGGTGAGATTTTCCCACACTGACCTGCAAGTGCCGGACTTCTCGCCCTACCGCAGGGATTCTGTGCAGAAGCCCAACAGGAAGAATGACAGCGCTGAAGACAGGAAGGCCTTCACCTATCTTGTGGTCGGGAGCAGTCTTGTGGGCAGCACTTATGCCGCCAAGGCTCTTGTGACGCAATTTGTGAGCTCCATGAGCGCTTCAGCTGATGTCTTGGCTCTGGCAAAGATTGAGATCAAATTGTCTGACATCCCAGAAGGGAAGTCAGCAACCTTCAAGTGGCGCGGGAAGCCGCTCTTCATCCGTCACAGGACTTCAGATGAGATTGCCACCGAGCAGTCCGTTGCCCCTAGCAGTCTCCGTGATCCTCAAGCAGATGCG GAACGCGTTCAACGACCAGAATGGCTTGTTGTGATTGGCGTCTGCACTCATTTGGGTTGCGTGCCAATCGCCAATGCCGGAGACTTCGGTGGCTACTACTGTCCATGCCATGGATCGCATTACGATGCCTCTGGGCGCATCCGGAAGGGACCGGCTCCACTGAATCTAGAAGTACCCTTCTACACTTTCCCCGACGATGGCACGCTCGTTGTCGGCTAG